In Panthera leo isolate Ple1 chromosome B3, P.leo_Ple1_pat1.1, whole genome shotgun sequence, a single genomic region encodes these proteins:
- the PPCDC gene encoding phosphopantothenoylcysteine decarboxylase isoform X4, whose product MWKGRSDPVLHIDLRRWADLMLVAPLDANTLGKVASGICDNLLTCVIRAWDCRKPLLFCPAMNTAMWEHPVTAQQVGLLKAFGYVEIPCVVKKLVCGDQGLGAMAEVGTIVDKVKEVLFCRGSSQQS is encoded by the exons aTGTGGAAGGGCCGATCCGACCCCGTTCTTCACATTGACCTGCGGAGGTGGGCAGATCTCATGCTGGTGGCTCCTCTTGATGCCAACACCCTGGGGAAGGTGGCCAGTGGTATATGTGACAACTTGCTT ACCTGTGTCATCCGGGCCTGGGACTGCCGAAAGCCCCTGCTCTTCTGCCCGGCGATGAACACCGCCATGTGGGAGCATCCCGTCACCGCGCAGCAGGTGGGCCTGCTCAAGGCCTTTGGCTATGTGGAGATTCCTTGTGTGGTCAAGAAGTTGGTGTGTGGAGATCAAG GTCTAGGGGCCATGGCTGAGGTGGGCACCATTGTGGACAAGGTGAAAGAAGTCCTCTTCTGTCGTGGCAGCTCTCAGCAGAGCTGA